In a single window of the Flavobacterium sp. W4I14 genome:
- a CDS encoding hypothetical protein (product_source=Hypo-rule applied; cleavage_site_network=SignalP-noTM; superfamily=55973): MRKYLLLALLATIGYAVKAQDPTPNRIIPYDYQFYQKFNSSVYDPNSKFHSSIKGFYSDDLTLNSRFDSLINYGTDSLNRRSWAHRKLFQEHLLQFNGDDYDVYADFLPDFQIGRDLSNNRTTWLNTRGFQVGGNVGKQFSFYLNGYENQGKFVDYVNNYIIKNQVVPGQGYGKLGSNTQDWSYVTALLSYTPNKHLNFALGYDKNFIGDGYRSMLLSDVSSNYSFFRARATLGSVQYQTIFAYMLDPGAEKLAIDRRLGDRGKWMAAHYVDWNATKRFSVGFFQAVTWADAEVEGKRGFDFNYIHPFIFLRPVENTNTTSPDKMRLGFNLKYEILKKSTLYGQFMFDEFTAKEFFKGNGYWANKWAIQFGIRGADLFKVPGLNYLAEFNTARPYTYAHFNRLSNYSNYNQPLAHPYGANFREFLGILSYSYKRFDFQGQAIYSRYGLDPEGMNYGGDIFKDYTTRAVDYGSHVGQGIATDLYYIKGQVGYLLNPKYNLRIEVAGTLREERHDLGTNKTGLFTIGLRSSFRNIYHDF, encoded by the coding sequence ATGAGAAAATATCTTTTGTTAGCCTTGCTGGCCACTATTGGTTATGCGGTTAAGGCTCAGGATCCTACCCCAAACCGGATTATTCCGTACGATTATCAGTTCTATCAGAAATTTAATTCTTCGGTATACGATCCAAATTCGAAATTCCACTCTTCGATAAAGGGGTTTTATTCGGATGATCTGACTTTAAATAGCCGCTTTGATTCACTGATTAACTATGGTACGGATAGTTTAAATCGCAGGAGTTGGGCTCATCGTAAATTGTTTCAAGAGCATTTATTACAATTTAATGGAGATGATTACGATGTATATGCAGATTTTCTTCCTGATTTTCAGATTGGTAGAGATTTAAGCAACAATAGAACTACTTGGTTAAATACGCGCGGTTTTCAGGTTGGAGGAAATGTTGGCAAGCAGTTTTCGTTCTATTTAAATGGCTATGAAAATCAGGGTAAGTTTGTTGATTACGTTAATAATTACATTATCAAGAATCAGGTAGTGCCTGGACAAGGTTATGGTAAATTAGGATCTAATACACAAGATTGGTCTTACGTAACAGCTTTGCTTTCCTACACTCCAAATAAGCACTTGAACTTTGCTTTAGGGTACGATAAGAACTTCATCGGAGATGGTTATCGTTCTATGCTCCTTTCTGATGTCTCATCTAATTATTCTTTCTTTAGAGCAAGAGCCACTTTGGGTAGTGTGCAATATCAAACAATTTTTGCTTATATGCTCGACCCAGGCGCTGAGAAGTTAGCTATTGATCGCAGATTGGGTGATCGGGGTAAATGGATGGCTGCACATTATGTAGATTGGAATGCAACCAAAAGATTTTCTGTGGGCTTTTTCCAGGCGGTAACCTGGGCTGATGCTGAAGTTGAAGGTAAGCGTGGATTTGATTTTAATTATATCCATCCTTTTATTTTCTTGCGTCCGGTAGAGAATACTAACACTACTTCTCCTGATAAAATGCGATTGGGTTTTAACCTGAAATATGAAATCTTAAAAAAGAGTACTCTTTACGGCCAGTTTATGTTTGATGAATTTACCGCTAAGGAGTTTTTTAAAGGGAATGGATACTGGGCCAACAAATGGGCCATTCAGTTTGGTATCCGGGGAGCAGATTTATTCAAGGTGCCGGGCTTAAACTACTTAGCTGAATTCAATACAGCCCGCCCTTACACTTACGCACACTTTAATAGATTATCTAATTACTCTAACTATAACCAGCCTCTGGCTCATCCTTATGGAGCTAACTTTAGAGAGTTTTTAGGGATTTTGAGCTACAGTTATAAGCGATTTGATTTTCAGGGACAAGCTATTTATTCTAGGTATGGCTTAGATCCAGAGGGAATGAATTATGGTGGAGATATCTTTAAAGACTATACCACTAGGGCTGTAGATTATGGAAGCCACGTAGGTCAGGGTATTGCAACCGATTTATATTATATTAAAGGTCAAGTAGGTTACCTGCTTAATCCGAAGTATAATTTGCGCATTGAAGTTGCAGGTACTTTAAGAGAAGAGCGTCATGACTTAGGAACAAACAAAACTGGCTTATTCACTATAGGTTTAAGAAGTTCGTTCAGAAATATTTATCACGATTTTTAA
- a CDS encoding hypothetical protein (product_source=Hypo-rule applied; cath_funfam=2.130.10.10; pfam=PF13088; superfamily=50939) → MPLKLLLNARIIPCLLVIGFLELLNTYNTDLNIGSKLNRSILQTSKPKMWPVTTVRISGSKWNNVNAQLPYLVYLPETNKLIMQFFTFSGILNDQIVEPKTMQIISNDAGYTWSERKKFPYSSIVIGLTNSGNGLLYCFSENLYSTFFKSTDNGDTWQYVQNTTEYFGTALYTWDPVCVINNSAGQKIIQIGYSANGKLGTKDYYSQPFIRTSYDTGNTWTKPRKIDNLKGYNEINVVQANNGDLVAACRRDPNPIYFTNHETEFDNYGGLAVSISKDEGRTWSLPKKIFEYGRHHPSMLLLNDRRTILMTYAVRVGGALGTSDNFNNSSDHYPYYGIEAIVSKDNGRTWEVKNRYVLSRWRGNIPTNKLNYFFRSSQSTSTVQMKNGTLLTAYSTGRYRVGGKSKLDWSMDINLLRWKR, encoded by the coding sequence ATGCCTTTAAAATTACTACTAAATGCCCGTATTATACCATGTTTATTAGTGATCGGTTTTTTAGAACTACTCAATACATATAATACAGATCTGAATATTGGTTCTAAGTTGAACCGCAGCATTTTGCAAACATCAAAACCAAAAATGTGGCCAGTCACAACTGTACGAATTAGTGGTTCGAAATGGAATAATGTAAATGCACAACTCCCATATTTAGTTTATTTGCCGGAAACTAATAAGCTAATTATGCAGTTTTTTACTTTTAGCGGTATATTAAATGACCAGATCGTTGAACCTAAAACGATGCAAATCATAAGTAATGATGCTGGATATACCTGGAGTGAAAGAAAAAAATTCCCGTACAGCTCCATTGTCATAGGACTAACAAATTCTGGTAATGGGCTTTTATATTGCTTTAGTGAGAATTTGTATTCAACATTTTTTAAAAGTACAGATAATGGTGATACATGGCAATATGTACAGAATACAACTGAATATTTTGGCACAGCACTTTATACTTGGGACCCGGTTTGTGTAATCAATAATTCTGCAGGGCAGAAAATTATACAAATAGGGTATTCTGCAAATGGAAAGTTAGGAACAAAGGATTATTATTCGCAGCCATTTATAAGAACATCTTATGATACAGGAAATACTTGGACAAAACCAAGAAAGATAGATAACCTTAAAGGATATAATGAAATTAATGTTGTTCAAGCGAATAATGGTGATCTGGTTGCCGCTTGCCGCAGAGACCCTAACCCGATATACTTTACAAATCATGAAACTGAATTTGATAATTATGGTGGATTAGCTGTTTCAATATCAAAAGATGAGGGTAGAACATGGAGCCTTCCAAAAAAGATATTTGAGTACGGCAGGCATCACCCTAGCATGCTGCTACTCAATGATCGGCGAACGATATTGATGACGTATGCTGTTCGTGTTGGCGGTGCGCTAGGAACATCGGATAATTTCAATAACTCTTCAGATCATTATCCTTACTATGGTATAGAAGCGATAGTAAGCAAAGATAACGGTAGAACATGGGAAGTCAAGAATCGTTACGTATTGTCAAGATGGAGAGGGAATATTCCTACCAATAAACTAAATTATTTCTTTAGATCTAGTCAATCAACTTCTACTGTTCAAATGAAGAATGGAACATTATTAACAGCTTATTCAACTGGACGCTATAGAGTTGGAGGTAAGTCGAAACTAGATTGGTCTATGGATATAAATCTGTTGCGCTGGAAAAGGTAA
- a CDS encoding hypothetical protein (product_source=Hypo-rule applied; cath_funfam=2.60.40.10; pfam=PF01833; superfamily=81296), producing MKWKNIVLAVCLSLVSLCGCSKKENEEQIEEVNNLTIDKIEPAQNLAGSDIVITGTGFNTNPTSNIVKINNINAIVKSSTTTTLLVRIPNSALTGKIEINNGSFTTYSNDEYLITQASVKSLKIKTYQDGDRYEYWPVYDASNRIISMTKYFNNPINRLLIYQGIWNYTYDTDGLLTKCVYTPYNPATLEQIDYFYTSGTLSTVRISTINATNPSSTVKLLHTIIEYEFIGGQPLKFTTKNINGEVISRDDFVYSNVNGKRIVVIKTTFPSAPSISETLEQFDGVISPYALHLSLTPARSLYMVAKRTSTEDSVNDYSSVLGYRGPQSAGIVTDTQEIYPNRSGQIKRTIVTYE from the coding sequence ATGAAGTGGAAAAATATAGTACTGGCCGTTTGTTTGTCACTTGTTTCACTATGTGGATGTAGCAAAAAAGAAAATGAGGAGCAAATTGAAGAAGTTAATAACCTCACAATAGATAAAATTGAGCCAGCACAAAATCTTGCTGGTTCAGATATTGTGATCACGGGAACAGGATTCAATACGAATCCGACCAGCAATATTGTAAAGATTAACAATATAAACGCTATTGTAAAATCAAGTACTACAACAACGCTTTTAGTTCGTATCCCTAATTCTGCCTTGACGGGCAAGATAGAAATAAATAATGGCAGCTTTACTACCTACTCAAACGATGAATACTTGATCACTCAAGCTAGTGTTAAAAGCCTTAAAATTAAAACCTATCAAGATGGAGATAGATATGAATATTGGCCCGTTTACGATGCATCTAACAGGATTATTTCGATGACAAAATATTTCAATAATCCTATTAACAGGCTTTTAATTTATCAGGGAATTTGGAATTATACCTATGATACCGATGGTCTATTAACAAAATGTGTATACACTCCCTATAACCCTGCTACACTTGAACAAATTGATTATTTTTATACTTCAGGTACTTTAAGCACTGTTCGTATATCAACTATCAATGCTACTAATCCATCTAGCACTGTAAAATTATTACATACAATTATAGAGTATGAATTTATAGGTGGCCAACCATTAAAGTTTACGACAAAAAATATAAATGGTGAGGTGATTTCACGGGATGACTTTGTTTATAGCAATGTAAATGGTAAAAGAATAGTGGTCATAAAGACGACATTTCCGAGCGCGCCCTCAATTTCTGAAACTTTGGAACAATTTGATGGGGTCATCAGCCCTTATGCACTCCACCTTTCTCTAACTCCAGCGAGATCATTATATATGGTTGCTAAAAGAACTTCTACCGAGGACTCTGTAAATGATTATTCAAGCGTTTTGGGGTATCGTGGACCACAATCTGCTGGGATTGTAACTGATACTCAAGAGATTTATCCAAATAGGTCAGGTCAGATTAAAAGAACCATCGTAACCTATGAATAA
- a CDS encoding hypothetical protein (product_source=Hypo-rule applied), giving the protein MTALKKTIEISKLIFNFLGFLFDEGVNKDKIGKRSN; this is encoded by the coding sequence ATGACCGCTCTTAAAAAAACTATTGAAATCAGTAAACTTATTTTTAACTTCTTAGGATTCTTATTCGACGAAGGAGTTAATAAAGATAAAATAGGCAAAAGATCAAACTAA
- a CDS encoding 1-deoxy-D-xylulose-5-phosphate synthase (product_source=KO:K01662; cath_funfam=3.40.50.920,3.40.50.970; cog=COG1154; ko=KO:K01662; pfam=PF02779,PF02780,PF13292; superfamily=52518,52922; tigrfam=TIGR00204) — protein sequence MQVKAGPLLSKINYPADLKQYSDSDLEQISQELRQYIIDVVSVNGGHFGASLGVVELTVALHYALNTPYDKLVWDVGHQAYGHKILTGRRDLFHTNRVYGGISGFPKISESEYDTFGVGHSSTSISAALGMAVASQLKGETDRQHVAVIGDGAMTAGLAFEGLNHAGIENSNVLVILNDNCMSIDPNVGALKEYLTSITISKSYNRFRDDISHVLTGLSKLGPNAHKYVKKIEKSIKGTLLKQSNLFEALNFRYFGPVDGHDVKRLAQTIKDLSAIPGPKLLHCVTVKGKGFALAEKDQTKWHAPGLFDKITGEIKKSTPDKPQPPKYQDVFGHTMVELAEANDKIVGITPAMPSGSSLNIMMKAMPKRAFDVGIAEQHAVTFSAGLATQGLVPFCNIYSSFMQRAYDQVIHDVAIQKLNVVFCLDRAGLAGADGATHHGAYDIAYMRCIPNLVVSSPMNEEELRNLMFTAQQENMGPFVIRYPRGNGVMPDWKRPFRALEIGKGRKICDGEDVALLTIGHVGNFAAEARAELNSEGFYPAHYDLRFVKPLDEQLLNEVFAKYKHVITVEDGSLPGGVGSAVLEFIADNGYQANVIRLGIPDQFIEHGEQAELWAECGYDKTAIIEAVRKVAVRRTTNSLAG from the coding sequence ATGCAAGTAAAAGCTGGCCCCCTATTATCTAAAATCAACTATCCCGCTGATTTAAAGCAATATAGCGATTCTGACTTAGAACAAATAAGCCAGGAATTACGACAGTATATCATTGATGTAGTTAGTGTTAACGGTGGCCATTTTGGCGCCAGTTTAGGTGTTGTTGAATTAACAGTAGCCTTACACTATGCATTAAATACTCCTTACGATAAGTTGGTTTGGGATGTAGGCCATCAGGCATACGGACATAAAATATTAACCGGTCGTAGGGATTTATTCCATACCAATCGTGTATACGGTGGCATTAGCGGTTTCCCAAAAATTTCTGAAAGTGAGTATGATACCTTTGGCGTAGGCCATTCCTCTACTTCCATTTCTGCCGCTTTGGGTATGGCAGTGGCTTCGCAATTAAAAGGCGAAACCGATCGGCAACACGTTGCCGTTATCGGCGATGGCGCCATGACAGCTGGCTTGGCTTTTGAAGGATTAAACCATGCGGGTATCGAAAACAGTAATGTGCTGGTAATCCTGAATGATAACTGCATGTCTATCGATCCGAATGTGGGTGCGCTTAAGGAATATTTAACCAGCATCACCATTTCAAAATCGTACAACCGTTTCCGTGATGATATTTCTCATGTACTCACAGGGCTTTCTAAGCTGGGTCCTAACGCGCATAAGTACGTTAAAAAAATAGAAAAGAGCATTAAAGGAACCTTACTAAAACAAAGTAATTTATTCGAAGCCTTAAACTTTAGGTATTTCGGTCCTGTTGATGGGCACGATGTAAAACGTTTAGCGCAGACCATAAAAGATTTATCTGCTATTCCTGGTCCTAAGCTTTTACATTGCGTTACCGTAAAAGGTAAGGGTTTTGCACTGGCAGAAAAAGATCAGACCAAGTGGCATGCACCAGGTCTTTTCGATAAGATTACCGGTGAAATCAAAAAAAGCACTCCAGATAAGCCACAACCACCAAAATACCAGGATGTTTTCGGACATACCATGGTAGAGCTGGCTGAGGCAAATGATAAAATTGTAGGTATTACACCTGCTATGCCATCAGGATCATCGTTAAATATTATGATGAAAGCGATGCCAAAACGTGCATTCGATGTGGGTATCGCAGAGCAACATGCTGTGACTTTCTCGGCTGGTTTAGCGACACAAGGATTAGTTCCCTTCTGTAACATCTATTCAAGCTTTATGCAAAGGGCCTATGATCAGGTGATCCATGACGTAGCCATTCAAAAATTGAATGTAGTTTTTTGCTTAGACAGGGCAGGCTTGGCAGGCGCTGATGGTGCAACACACCATGGCGCTTATGATATTGCTTACATGCGCTGTATACCAAATTTGGTCGTTTCTTCTCCAATGAACGAAGAGGAACTGCGAAACCTGATGTTTACGGCTCAACAAGAAAACATGGGTCCATTTGTAATCCGTTATCCTCGCGGTAATGGTGTAATGCCCGATTGGAAGCGGCCATTTAGAGCATTAGAAATTGGTAAAGGGCGTAAAATCTGCGATGGCGAAGATGTGGCTTTATTAACTATTGGCCACGTAGGCAATTTTGCCGCTGAAGCACGTGCCGAATTAAATAGTGAAGGCTTTTATCCTGCACATTATGATTTACGCTTTGTGAAACCATTGGATGAGCAGCTGTTAAATGAGGTGTTCGCTAAATATAAGCACGTGATCACGGTAGAAGATGGATCACTACCTGGTGGGGTAGGCTCTGCGGTATTAGAGTTTATTGCCGATAATGGTTACCAAGCCAATGTAATCCGTTTAGGTATTCCAGACCAGTTCATCGAACATGGTGAACAGGCCGAACTTTGGGCGGAATGTGGTTATGATAAAACTGCAATTATTGAGGCGGTTAGAAAAGTGGCGGTGAGGAGAACGACGAATAGCTTGGCAGGGTAA
- a CDS encoding segregation and condensation protein A (product_source=KO:K05896; cath_funfam=1.10.10.580; cog=COG1354; ko=KO:K05896; pfam=PF02616) — translation MQAENFEIKLPVFEGPFDLLLFFIERDELNIQDVEIAKITNDFLAYIHQLLALNVEVASEFILVAATLMRIKSKMLLPRIEVDEAGNEINAEQDLIARLIAYKQFKSVAEEMKVFEEERFKQDQRGNIAYDLTLAAASSSHQDELLSLDLYKLLTVYHRTMQKYELRSEEVKHTVVQYPYTIEQQKHFIANLLDINKQIDFALVLKNSENKVHFVYNFLAILEMLQQQIVEITIGSGFNNFNVKALS, via the coding sequence ATGCAGGCAGAGAATTTTGAAATAAAACTTCCGGTATTCGAAGGCCCCTTCGATTTGTTGCTGTTCTTTATAGAGCGGGACGAACTCAATATCCAGGATGTGGAGATTGCCAAAATTACCAACGACTTTTTAGCCTATATTCATCAGCTCCTTGCTTTAAATGTCGAAGTAGCCAGCGAATTTATTTTAGTGGCTGCAACCTTGATGCGCATTAAGTCTAAAATGCTTTTGCCAAGGATTGAGGTTGATGAAGCAGGAAATGAAATTAACGCTGAACAAGACCTGATCGCGAGGCTTATAGCCTATAAGCAATTTAAATCGGTCGCAGAAGAAATGAAAGTTTTTGAAGAGGAACGCTTTAAACAAGATCAACGGGGTAATATTGCATATGATTTAACCCTGGCTGCTGCATCTTCCAGTCACCAGGATGAACTTTTATCATTGGATCTCTATAAACTTTTAACCGTTTACCACCGAACGATGCAGAAATATGAACTGCGCAGCGAAGAGGTTAAACACACCGTGGTACAATATCCGTATACTATAGAACAACAAAAACACTTTATTGCTAATCTGCTCGATATCAATAAACAGATCGATTTTGCTTTGGTGCTTAAAAATTCGGAGAATAAAGTGCATTTCGTTTATAATTTCCTGGCTATTTTAGAAATGTTGCAGCAACAAATCGTAGAGATAACCATTGGGAGCGGCTTTAACAACTTTAATGTGAAAGCATTATCCTAA
- a CDS encoding glycine hydroxymethyltransferase (product_source=KO:K00600; cath_funfam=3.40.640.10,3.90.1150.10; cog=COG0112; ko=KO:K00600; pfam=PF00464; superfamily=53383), whose amino-acid sequence MMTRDNQIFELIDKELNRQEHGLELIASENFVSKQVMEAAGSVLTNKYAEGLPGKRYYGGCQVVDVVEQIAIDRAKELFGAAWVNVQPHSGAQANAAVMLAVLQPGDKILGFDLSHGGHLTHGSPVNFSGKLYQPLFYGVERETGLIDYKKLEEVALAEKPKLIICGASAYSREWDYAFIRAVADKIGALVLADISHPAGLIAKGLLANPLPHCHIVTTTTHKTLRGPRGGMIMMGQDFENPWGLKTPKGEIRLMSNLLDMAVFPGTQGGPLEHIIAAKAIAFGEALSEEYGTYIKQVAANAQAMAKAFVAKGYGIISGGTDNHLMLIDLRNKNITGKVAENALEKAEITVNKNMVPFDDKSPFVTSGIRVGTAAITTRGLKETEMEKIVDLIDQVLTNPEDEANLNSVKDEVIKLVSAFPLYK is encoded by the coding sequence ATGATGACACGCGACAACCAAATTTTTGAACTTATTGATAAGGAGTTAAACCGCCAAGAGCATGGTTTAGAGCTTATTGCATCAGAAAACTTTGTAAGCAAGCAGGTGATGGAAGCTGCCGGATCGGTACTAACCAACAAATATGCTGAAGGCTTACCAGGAAAACGTTACTATGGCGGTTGTCAGGTAGTGGATGTAGTAGAGCAGATTGCTATCGATAGAGCAAAAGAGTTGTTCGGTGCAGCATGGGTAAACGTTCAGCCGCACTCTGGCGCACAAGCTAACGCAGCAGTAATGCTTGCCGTTTTGCAGCCAGGTGATAAAATATTAGGATTTGATCTTTCTCATGGAGGCCATTTAACGCATGGTTCGCCTGTTAACTTTTCGGGTAAACTATACCAGCCTTTATTTTATGGAGTTGAAAGAGAAACCGGATTAATTGACTATAAAAAATTAGAAGAAGTTGCTTTAGCTGAAAAACCAAAATTAATTATCTGCGGTGCATCTGCTTATTCCCGCGAGTGGGATTACGCTTTTATCCGTGCAGTAGCTGATAAAATCGGTGCTTTGGTTTTAGCTGATATTTCTCACCCTGCAGGTTTAATCGCAAAAGGATTGTTGGCCAACCCACTTCCACATTGCCATATTGTAACCACTACTACCCACAAAACTTTACGTGGTCCACGTGGAGGCATGATTATGATGGGACAGGATTTCGAAAATCCATGGGGATTAAAAACACCTAAAGGCGAAATCCGTTTAATGAGTAACCTGCTTGATATGGCGGTTTTCCCTGGTACGCAAGGCGGCCCGTTAGAGCATATTATTGCGGCTAAAGCAATTGCTTTTGGCGAAGCTTTAAGCGAGGAGTACGGAACATACATTAAACAAGTTGCGGCTAACGCACAGGCAATGGCCAAAGCATTTGTAGCTAAAGGATATGGTATTATTTCTGGTGGTACAGACAACCACTTGATGCTGATCGATCTTCGAAATAAAAATATTACTGGTAAAGTAGCTGAAAATGCTTTAGAGAAAGCAGAAATTACAGTAAACAAAAACATGGTTCCTTTCGATGATAAATCGCCATTTGTAACTTCTGGTATCCGTGTAGGTACTGCCGCAATTACGACGCGTGGTTTAAAAGAAACTGAAATGGAAAAAATAGTTGATTTAATCGATCAGGTTTTAACCAATCCTGAAGATGAGGCTAACCTGAATAGTGTAAAAGATGAAGTGATTAAATTGGTAAGTGCTTTCCCACTTTATAAATAA
- a CDS encoding glucosamine--fructose-6-phosphate aminotransferase (isomerizing) (product_source=KO:K00820; cath_funfam=3.40.50.10490,3.60.20.10; cog=COG0449; ko=KO:K00820; pfam=PF01380,PF13522; superfamily=53697,56235; tigrfam=TIGR01135) produces the protein MCGIVGYIGYREAWPIVLKGLKRLEYRGYDSAGIALMNNSGDHIYKKAGKVAVLEEFAETQDKTGSIGMGHTRWATHGVPSDRNSHPHTSNNGKLSIIHNGIIENYATLKEELTSRGHEFKSDTDTEVLIHLIEEIQKIEQIDLLEAVRLALHEVNGAYAIVIMDKEHPDRLIAARKGSPMVIGVGAGEYFIASDATPIIEYTKNVIYLKDGEIALITREDLLIKQLDNVIQTPLIQELELKLEMLEKGGFDHFMLKEIYEQPRSIKDCMRGRIYPEEGKVQLGGIKEFAEKLKNIDRIIIVACGTSWHAGLVGEYLIEEYARIPVEVEYASEFRYRNPIITEKDVVIAISQSGETADTMAAIEMAKERGATIFGICNVAGASIPRLTHAGVYTHAGPEIGVASTKAFTAQVTVLTLMAFYMAQQKGTITTSKLIELLTELDHIPEKIQVALESNDLIKEVAEKIKDSTNCLFLGRGSGFPVALEGALKLKEISYIHAEGYPAAEMKHGPIALIDEEMPVVFIATQNSSYEKVISNIQEVKARKGKVIAIVTQGDTEVKKMADYCIEIPDANEAFLPLIATIPLQLLSYHIAVMRGCNVDQPRNLAKSVTVE, from the coding sequence ATGTGTGGAATAGTAGGCTATATTGGTTACAGAGAAGCGTGGCCAATTGTACTGAAGGGTCTTAAAAGATTAGAATATCGCGGTTATGATAGCGCTGGCATTGCGTTGATGAATAACAGTGGCGATCATATTTATAAAAAAGCCGGAAAAGTGGCCGTTTTGGAAGAATTTGCTGAGACTCAGGATAAAACGGGCAGTATTGGCATGGGGCATACACGTTGGGCTACCCACGGTGTTCCATCTGACCGTAATTCCCATCCACATACTTCAAATAATGGTAAACTTTCTATCATACATAATGGGATCATCGAAAATTACGCTACGCTAAAGGAAGAATTGACTAGCCGAGGGCACGAATTTAAAAGTGATACTGATACGGAAGTGCTTATCCATCTGATTGAGGAAATTCAAAAAATCGAGCAGATTGACCTTTTGGAAGCCGTTCGTTTGGCTTTGCACGAAGTAAATGGGGCTTACGCCATCGTTATTATGGATAAAGAGCACCCAGATCGTTTAATTGCCGCGAGGAAGGGAAGTCCGATGGTAATTGGTGTCGGAGCCGGAGAATATTTTATTGCCTCTGATGCTACACCGATTATTGAATACACTAAAAACGTAATTTACTTAAAGGATGGTGAAATCGCACTGATTACCAGAGAAGATCTATTGATCAAACAACTAGATAACGTGATCCAAACCCCGTTAATTCAAGAATTGGAGTTAAAACTCGAAATGTTGGAGAAAGGTGGCTTTGATCACTTTATGCTTAAAGAAATTTATGAGCAGCCACGTTCGATTAAAGATTGTATGCGTGGACGTATTTATCCTGAAGAAGGAAAAGTTCAGCTTGGCGGGATCAAAGAATTTGCAGAGAAATTAAAAAATATAGACCGGATCATTATTGTGGCCTGCGGAACATCGTGGCATGCAGGTTTGGTTGGCGAATACCTGATCGAAGAATATGCCCGTATTCCTGTAGAAGTGGAGTATGCTTCAGAATTCAGATACCGAAATCCAATTATCACCGAAAAAGATGTAGTAATTGCCATTTCACAATCCGGCGAAACTGCCGATACCATGGCGGCCATCGAGATGGCTAAAGAACGCGGGGCAACTATTTTTGGAATCTGTAATGTTGCGGGAGCATCCATCCCACGTTTAACCCATGCAGGTGTTTATACCCATGCGGGTCCAGAAATTGGCGTAGCCTCAACAAAAGCATTTACTGCCCAGGTAACGGTTTTAACCTTGATGGCCTTTTATATGGCGCAGCAAAAAGGGACCATTACCACCTCAAAATTAATTGAACTTTTAACCGAACTGGATCATATCCCTGAAAAAATTCAGGTTGCTTTAGAATCGAACGATCTGATTAAAGAGGTTGCAGAAAAGATAAAAGATTCTACCAACTGTTTGTTCTTGGGGAGAGGTAGCGGTTTCCCTGTGGCTTTAGAAGGTGCCTTAAAACTTAAGGAAATTTCTTATATCCATGCAGAGGGTTATCCTGCAGCAGAAATGAAACATGGACCTATCGCTTTAATTGATGAAGAAATGCCAGTGGTTTTTATTGCTACGCAGAATTCATCATACGAAAAAGTGATCAGCAATATACAAGAAGTAAAAGCAAGAAAAGGTAAGGTGATTGCGATTGTAACCCAGGGCGATACCGAGGTGAAGAAAATGGCCGATTACTGTATCGAAATTCCTGATGCCAATGAAGCCTTTTTACCACTTATAGCAACTATTCCGCTTCAGTTATTATCGTATCATATTGCAGTAATGCGTGGTTGTAATGTAGACCAGCCTAGAAACTTAGCTAAATCGGTAACAGTAGAATAA